Within Eremothecium cymbalariae DBVPG#7215 chromosome 3, complete sequence, the genomic segment TTGCTCTGGATTGGGGTGGGTTTGGTGAACTTCAAGTTCTCACATGCCTCAATTAACTCAGGGACTATATCTAAATCTCTAAAACtctcaaaattttcagtAGTTTCATTATCTAATACTTCATCAGGACCAGATACGGACGTCTCTTGGTTCtctttatctttatctAAATAAGACTCTTTATCTTGCTGATGCTTCTCTATCGCATTCTTCCTAATCTTTTCAGCCAGAGAAGATAACTCTTTATTTCTTCCACTCTTTGAAATCTTGGTGACCTGAGCCATGATTACGCAGCTGTATAATTTAAAGGTGATCCTACTATTACCTGAAATATAACTCCAACTTCTAACATTTTAGCTTTGAACCTCATCTCAAGCTTTGCccaaaatttcaattttcttttggtaagcatgaaaaagaaacgactATTCAGCTTCGAAAATTTTTAGAGATGCGATGAGCAAACAATTTTAGTGGTGAACGTGGATATCCATAGACCAATACGACCAGATAAACTGATCGTGACAGCTTTATCTGTTTATCGCTGAAACTAACTACCATCAACATTGAAATGGCCAAGAGAAGACATAAGACTAGAACCCATGTTAGTCcatctgaagatgaaattAAACAAATCCCGAAATCAATGGTTATCCGTGTTGGTCAAACATCTATGGGAAACCATTCATTGAACCAATTGGTTAAGGATTTTCGTACTATAATGCAACCGCACACAGCTGtgaagttgaaagaaagaaaatccAACAAGCTAAAGGATTTTGTTGTTATGTGTGGACCATTGGGGGTATCTCATTTGTTCATCTTCACTCAATCTGAAAAAACTGGTAACGTTTCTTTAAAGATTGCTAGAACTCCACAAGGTCCTACGGTTACttttaaagttttggaTTATTCTCTAGGGAAGGActtgaagaaatatttgaagaggCCAAAATCTTTAGATAAggatgatattttgaatcCGCCATTATTAGTATTAAACGGcttcaatattaaaaatggaGATGAGAGCAAGACTAGCGTTGAAAAGGTTGTTGTATctatctttcaaaatactTTCCCGCCATTGAATCCTGGTAGGACTCGTTTATCTTCCATTAGACGAGTGCTTATGATTAATAAAGACCAAGAAACAGGTGAAATTTCCCTAAGACACTATGCTATCGACATTCGAGAGGTGGAAATTTCGAGgaacttgaagaagttaTACAAATCCAAGAGTAAATTAAACAAAGCTGTGCCAAACTTGCACCGAAAAGATGATATTGCATCATTGATTTTAGATCACGATATAGGTGCCTATACCTCTGAATCTGAGGTTGAGGATGATGCTATAGTCAATGTGCTGACTAAAGAAGATGCTAAAGTGAGGTTTAACCACCATAGAGATCCGCGAACTCCGGTCAAGAATGATGGGGATGATGAAGACACCGAGATGGGCAATGCTGAGGAACCTGGAACTGGTCTGGACGAGGATGAGGGCCCTCATCAGAAGGATGACGATCCTCGCCCAAGAAAAAAGGCCATTAAATTAACTGAGGTCGGCCCAAGATTGACGTTGAATCTAGTTAAGATTGAAGAAGGCATTTGTAATGGCAAAGTTCTGCATCATGaatatatccaaaagaCGGATTATGAGATTAAAGCGCTAGAAAAGAAGCATGCTgagaaacagaaaataaaagaacaGAGGAGGAGGGAGCAGGAACAAAACATTGCAAGGAAGAAAGCCacaaaagaagcaaaaaAGCAAAGGAAGATGGAGAGACGGAAAGCTCGTGGGGCTTCTGAGGCCGGTGGTGAACTGAATGACAACAACGGAAAGGGCACTTCCATATCGGAATCAATAGATTCCGACTCATCTAGTGAAGGTACATACAGCGACGTTCCAGAGGATCTAGACAGTGACTTGTTCAGCGAAGTCGAAAATTAAGTAACATATATTACCAACTTACAttgtatattaattatCACATTTATACATAAGTACATAATGAGAATAAGATTTCAGTTATgagaaaacaaatatgCAAAAATAGAATTCctatatattaatatatagCATCGTGCAACGGACAGAAATTCTTTGTAAGCTGCAATGCCCAGCCACTTCTGTTCATTTTCTGGGACTTTTTCTTTAGCCAACTTTTAATACAACGATAGTGAAACACACATAAACACTCCAACCGTGCCACTTTCTGGCCCGACTCCATCTcttcaaaacaaattgGACACTCTACAAGTTCAGTTTTAACATCAAATGATTGTTCAGACATCAAATAAACCAGGATTCGATTAGGGATTACACCCGCATAAGAT encodes:
- the SSF1 gene encoding rRNA-binding ribosome biosynthesis protein (similar to Ashbya gossypii AAL040W) → MAKRRHKTRTHVSPSEDEIKQIPKSMVIRVGQTSMGNHSLNQLVKDFRTIMQPHTAVKLKERKSNKLKDFVVMCGPLGVSHLFIFTQSEKTGNVSLKIARTPQGPTVTFKVLDYSLGKDLKKYLKRPKSLDKDDILNPPLLVLNGFNIKNGDESKTSVEKVVVSIFQNTFPPLNPGRTRLSSIRRVLMINKDQETGEISLRHYAIDIREVEISRNLKKLYKSKSKLNKAVPNLHRKDDIASLILDHDIGAYTSESEVEDDAIVNVLTKEDAKVRFNHHRDPRTPVKNDGDDEDTEMGNAEEPGTGLDEDEGPHQKDDDPRPRKKAIKLTEVGPRLTLNLVKIEEGICNGKVLHHEYIQKTDYEIKALEKKHAEKQKIKEQRRREQEQNIARKKATKEAKKQRKMERRKARGASEAGGELNDNNGKGTSISESIDSDSSSEGTYSDVPEDLDSDLFSEVEN